From Melanotaenia boesemani isolate fMelBoe1 chromosome 12, fMelBoe1.pri, whole genome shotgun sequence, a single genomic window includes:
- the rab9a gene encoding ras-related protein Rab-9A, with protein sequence MTTKTSLLKVILLGDGGVGKSSIMNRYVTNKFDAHLFHTIGVEFLNKDLEVDGHQVTLQIWDTAGQERFRSLRTPFYRGSDCCLLTFSVDDNQSFLNLGNWKKEFIYYADVKEPEKFPFVVLGNKLDVTERQVSTEEARQWCQENGDFPYYETSAKDATNVAVAFEEAVRRVLAVDERTDHLIPTDTVKLHRKPRSATTCCS encoded by the coding sequence ATGACAACAAAGACATCCCTGTTAAAAGTTATCTTGCTGGGTGATGGTGGTGTAGGAAAGAGCTCCATTATGAATCGCTATGTCACCAATAAGTTTGACGCCCACCTTTTCCACACCATTGGTGTAGAGTTCCTAAACAAGGACCTCGAAGTAGATGGCCACCAGGTTACCCTGCAGATCTGGGACACCGCTGGCCAGGAGCGCTTTCGCAGCTTGAGGACTCCTTTTTATCGTGGCTCAGATTGCTGCCTTCTTACCTTCAGTGTGGATGATAACCAGAGTTTTCTCAACTTGGGCAACTGGAAGAAGGAGTTCATCTACTACGCAGATGTCAAGGAGCCAGAGAAGTTCCCATTTGTGGTCTTGGGTAATAAATTGGATGTGACAGAGAGGCAAGTGTCTACTGAAGAGGCCCGACAATGGTGCCAGGAGAATGGTGACTTCCCTTATTATGAGACCAGTGCCAAGGATGCTACTAATGTAGCAGTGGCCTTTGAGGAAGCAGTACGTAGGGTGTTGGCAGTGGATGAGAGAACGGACCACCTCATCCCCACGGACACAGTCAAGCTTCACAGAAAGCCCCGCTCTGCTACCACTTGTTGTTCATAA
- the egfl6 gene encoding epidermal growth factor-like protein 6 isoform X2: MQPFTLIGALFLLLHISFGSTEAYRHYRQALTANQPGVCRYGRRLECCYGWKKNNKGQCEAQCEHGCKHGECVGPNKCKCFPGYAGKTCNQDLNECGLKPRPCEHRCMNTFGSYKCYCLNGYTLLADGSCVNSRTCSLAHCQYGCEEVEGEIRCLCPSAGLQLGQDERTCVDIDECITGKNLCPYNRQCVNTFGSYYCKCQDGYDLKYVDGKYDCIDLDECAAGTHKCSHHAVCLNTHGSYKCRCKSGFRGNGFECSAIPDSQVRPGILGGKLSNEDFRNVIPEPVATPPPKIRQQPFDYDGEVYVGSPKEEKQEFPEEEEEEVEEDNQLNPRGDVFISEDFESVFGPATEVKEIQITPPQEEYFMDCNFDQGACEWVQDKADDMDWIVSYHDNGAEYYMALSGLLGEQEDVAKLKLLLSDRAQQGSFCLTFDYRVVGHNVGALRVLLDNNSYPVWEQSQSKDQSWQTELLTVAWKEEAPQSIIFEAQRGKGVGGEIGLDNVVLTSGTCQEDGDSIF, from the exons ATGCAGCCGTTTACTTTGATCGGTGCGCTTTTTCTCCTGCTCCACATCTCTTTTGGTAGCACAGAAGCTTATAG GCATTACCGACAAGCTCTTACCGCAAACCAACCAGGTGTGTGTCGCTACGGCAGGAGACTGGAGTGTTGCTATGgctggaagaaaaacaataaaggacaGTGTGAGG CTCAGTGTGAGCACGGCTGCAAGCATGGGGAGTGTGTTGGCCCCAACAAATGCAAGTGTTTCCCGGGATACGCCGGAAAGACGTGTAATCAAG ATCTGAATGAGTGTGGCCTGAAACCCCGTCCCTGTGAGCATCGCTGCATGAACACCTTTGGTAGTTACAAATGCTACTGCCTTAACGGATACACCTTATTGGCTGACGGATCTTGTGTCA ATTCCAGGACATGCTCTCTTGCTCACTGTCAATATGGTTGTGAGGAAGTAGAGGGGGAGATTCGCTGCCTTTGCCCATCTGCAGGCCTACAACTGGGGCAAGATGAGAGAACATGTGTAG ATATCGATGAATGCATAACTGGGAAGAACCTCTGCCCATACAACCGACAATGTGTGAACACCTTTGGCAGCTACTACTGCAAGTGCCAAGATGGTTATGATCTGAAATAtgttgatggaaaatatgactgTATCG ATCTTGATGAGTGTGCAGCCGGCACCCACAAGTGCAGCCACCATGCAGTCTGTCTGAACACTCATGGATCCTACAAGTGCAGATGCAAGTCTGGGTTCAGAGGCAACGGCTTTGAATGCTCTG CCATCCCAGACTCCCAAGTGAGACCTGGGATTCTGGGAGGTAAGCTAAGTAATGAGGACTTCAGAAATGTCATCCCCGAACCAGTTGCAACACCTCCCCCCAAGATCCGTCAGCAACCTTTTGACTACGATGGAGAGGTCTACGTTGGCAGcccaaaggaggaaaaacaagaatttcctgaggaagaagaggaggaagtagAGGAAGACAACCAGCTTAATCCAAGAGGGGATGTTTTCA TATCAGAGGACTTTGAGTCGGTGTTCGGCCCAGCCACAGAAGTCAAAGAAATCCAAATTACACCACCTCAAGAAG AATACTTCATGGACTGCAACTTTGATCAGGGAGCATGTGAATGGGTCCAAGACAAGGCTGATGACATGGACTGGATTGTGTCATACCATGATAACG GTGCTGAGTACTACATGGCCTTAAGTGGACTGCTGGGGGAGCAGGAGGATGTGGCCAAGCTAAAGCTGCTGCTCAGTGACCGGGCCCAGCAGGGCAGTTTTTGCCTCACCTTTGACTACCGTGTGGTGGGCCATAATGTGGGTGCACTCAGGGTGCTGCTTGATAACAATTCTTACCCTGTGTGGGAGCAGAGCCAAAGCAAAGACCAGAGCTGGCAGACAGAGCTCCTCACTGTGGCCTGGAAAGAGGAGGCACCACAGTCT ATTATCTTTGAAGCTCAGCGTGGGAAAGGTGTTGGAGGTGAGATAGGGCTGGACAATGTTGTGCTGACCTCAGGGACCTGTCAAGAGGATGGAGATTCAATCTTTTAA
- the egfl6 gene encoding epidermal growth factor-like protein 6 isoform X1, which translates to MQPFTLIGALFLLLHISFGSTEAYRHYRQALTANQPGVCRYGRRLECCYGWKKNNKGQCEAQCEHGCKHGECVGPNKCKCFPGYAGKTCNQDLNECGLKPRPCEHRCMNTFGSYKCYCLNGYTLLADGSCVNSRTCSLAHCQYGCEEVEGEIRCLCPSAGLQLGQDERTCVDIDECITGKNLCPYNRQCVNTFGSYYCKCQDGYDLKYVDGKYDCIDLDECAAGTHKCSHHAVCLNTHGSYKCRCKSGFRGNGFECSVKPFYQRSWDGDKGSADDSLNAIPDSQVRPGILGGKLSNEDFRNVIPEPVATPPPKIRQQPFDYDGEVYVGSPKEEKQEFPEEEEEEVEEDNQLNPRGDVFISEDFESVFGPATEVKEIQITPPQEEYFMDCNFDQGACEWVQDKADDMDWIVSYHDNGAEYYMALSGLLGEQEDVAKLKLLLSDRAQQGSFCLTFDYRVVGHNVGALRVLLDNNSYPVWEQSQSKDQSWQTELLTVAWKEEAPQSIIFEAQRGKGVGGEIGLDNVVLTSGTCQEDGDSIF; encoded by the exons ATGCAGCCGTTTACTTTGATCGGTGCGCTTTTTCTCCTGCTCCACATCTCTTTTGGTAGCACAGAAGCTTATAG GCATTACCGACAAGCTCTTACCGCAAACCAACCAGGTGTGTGTCGCTACGGCAGGAGACTGGAGTGTTGCTATGgctggaagaaaaacaataaaggacaGTGTGAGG CTCAGTGTGAGCACGGCTGCAAGCATGGGGAGTGTGTTGGCCCCAACAAATGCAAGTGTTTCCCGGGATACGCCGGAAAGACGTGTAATCAAG ATCTGAATGAGTGTGGCCTGAAACCCCGTCCCTGTGAGCATCGCTGCATGAACACCTTTGGTAGTTACAAATGCTACTGCCTTAACGGATACACCTTATTGGCTGACGGATCTTGTGTCA ATTCCAGGACATGCTCTCTTGCTCACTGTCAATATGGTTGTGAGGAAGTAGAGGGGGAGATTCGCTGCCTTTGCCCATCTGCAGGCCTACAACTGGGGCAAGATGAGAGAACATGTGTAG ATATCGATGAATGCATAACTGGGAAGAACCTCTGCCCATACAACCGACAATGTGTGAACACCTTTGGCAGCTACTACTGCAAGTGCCAAGATGGTTATGATCTGAAATAtgttgatggaaaatatgactgTATCG ATCTTGATGAGTGTGCAGCCGGCACCCACAAGTGCAGCCACCATGCAGTCTGTCTGAACACTCATGGATCCTACAAGTGCAGATGCAAGTCTGGGTTCAGAGGCAACGGCTTTGAATGCTCTG TCAAGCCATTTTATCAGAGGTCGTGGGATGGAGACAAGGGCAGTGCTGATGATTCCCTCAATG CCATCCCAGACTCCCAAGTGAGACCTGGGATTCTGGGAGGTAAGCTAAGTAATGAGGACTTCAGAAATGTCATCCCCGAACCAGTTGCAACACCTCCCCCCAAGATCCGTCAGCAACCTTTTGACTACGATGGAGAGGTCTACGTTGGCAGcccaaaggaggaaaaacaagaatttcctgaggaagaagaggaggaagtagAGGAAGACAACCAGCTTAATCCAAGAGGGGATGTTTTCA TATCAGAGGACTTTGAGTCGGTGTTCGGCCCAGCCACAGAAGTCAAAGAAATCCAAATTACACCACCTCAAGAAG AATACTTCATGGACTGCAACTTTGATCAGGGAGCATGTGAATGGGTCCAAGACAAGGCTGATGACATGGACTGGATTGTGTCATACCATGATAACG GTGCTGAGTACTACATGGCCTTAAGTGGACTGCTGGGGGAGCAGGAGGATGTGGCCAAGCTAAAGCTGCTGCTCAGTGACCGGGCCCAGCAGGGCAGTTTTTGCCTCACCTTTGACTACCGTGTGGTGGGCCATAATGTGGGTGCACTCAGGGTGCTGCTTGATAACAATTCTTACCCTGTGTGGGAGCAGAGCCAAAGCAAAGACCAGAGCTGGCAGACAGAGCTCCTCACTGTGGCCTGGAAAGAGGAGGCACCACAGTCT ATTATCTTTGAAGCTCAGCGTGGGAAAGGTGTTGGAGGTGAGATAGGGCTGGACAATGTTGTGCTGACCTCAGGGACCTGTCAAGAGGATGGAGATTCAATCTTTTAA
- the tmsb4x gene encoding thymosin beta-4, which produces MADKPDISEVTTFDKGNLKKTETQEKNTLPTKETIEQEKAES; this is translated from the exons ATGGCCGATAAACCTGACATCTCTGAGGTCACCACCTTCGACAAAGGAAACCTGAAGAAGACGGAGACGCAAGAGAAAAACACACTGCCGACCAAAGAAA CCATCGAACAGGAGAAGGCAGAGTCGTAA
- the LOC121650252 gene encoding toll-like receptor 8, producing MMTFTCWLHLLLLCLCCHHDIQVAASKPFWMSQKFPCDVTAPNTSEVLFDCKGRHLKKLPYGITSNATGLDLSENFIKTVAVNTFSHLPNLTRLNLSWANKKKGSIIEDNAFKNLTKLHKLKLAGNCLKGIPGNLPVSVEILDLHNNKIMYLDNNSFAGLTNLTQLVLSRNCYMWNPCKKNVQIMDNTFTGMTKLEALDLSFNNLSQVPQGLPQSLIILNLGSNKIQHMYKGDFQGLQNLQVLSIQGNCPRCHNAPFPCVPCPNVSLVIDADAFKNLTQLEQLNLGGNSLQYLNPSWFEKLNKLKRLSVSFNFLLKAITEEATFLTHLPSLEVINLSFNYALSLYPTTVNLSKEFSTLTSLRTLHMEGLVFQKLGLDTLRPLYELKHLSTLNLGTNFIIQSDSNIFRHFHHLKTIYLAENRLYPTPGTNTQSPNGGYQQRSDISISPIAKHHPKDFTYDITHGLIKQECFDSGRVLILSANNLFFISPQQFEGYGDIACLNLSGNGFSAALNGTEFSLLPNLTYLDLSFNKIDLAYDNAFKELQKLQVLDLSHNEHYFKAFGITHNLNFMENLPVLRVLNMSYNSISKLTTKQMKSKSLAELKFRHNFLGTLWKERDGSYEKLFYGLTNLTNLDISQNKIGKIPLSVYENLPRNLIKLCISHNFLTDFSWTSLKFFHQLQILDLSFNSLSHVAGINSNITQTLIFLDLSHNHIFHLETGFFTGPKSLKTLSLSYNKLTTINQSTFQPGPENQLKTLLLQKNPFQCTCDSLDFILWIESSNVKIPRLTTAVKCDTPVNQRDKALIYFDIMECVNDSQAFLMYIITTSFIIMFMFVATASQLFYWDASYMLHYVKAKLKGYRSLHSTHNVYDVFVAYDTKDPHVSEWVMKNLRVKLEEEGEKHLPLCLEERDWPPGVPLVDNLTQSIQYSRKTMFVLTEGYVKTGTFKLAMYLAHQRLLDENVDVIVLLMLEPVLQHSHFLRLRRRLCGKSVMEWPRTAAAEPWFWQNLRNVMRVDNQLMYNKTYSNYFTSK from the exons ATGATG ACTTTCACCTGTTGGCTTCACCTGCTGCTTCTCTGTCTGTGCTGCCATCATGACATCCAAGTTGCCGCAAGCAAACCTTTTTGGATGTCACAGAAGTTCCCCTGTGATGTCACAGCCCCCAATACCTCTGAGGTCCTGTTTGACTGTAAAGGCCGTCATCTGAAAAAATTACCTTATGGAATAACCAGTAATGCAACTGGTCTTGATTTATCAGAAAATTTTATCAAGACCGTTGCAGTCAATACATTTTCACACCTGCCAAATCTGACTCGGCTCAACCTCAGCTGGGCAAACAAGAAGAAGGGATCAATCATTGAAGACAATGCTTTCAAAAACCTAACAAAACTGCATAAGCTGAAACTGGCCGGCAATTGTCTGAAAGGAATTCCTGGCAATCTCCCTGTCAGTGTGGAAATCCTTGATCTACATAATAACAAGATTATGTACCTGGACAACAACAGCTTTGCTGGCTTAACAAACTTGACACAACTGGTGTTATCCAGAAACTGCTATATGTGGAACCCATGTAAGAAAAATGTCCAAATAATGGATAACACCTTCACTGGCATGACCAAACTGGAGGCTTTGGACTTGTCATTTAACAATTTAAGCCAGGTTCCCCAAGGATTACCCCAATCACTAATCATTCTGAATCTTGGTTCTaacaaaatacaacacatgTATAAAGGTGACTTCCAAGGGTTGCAAAACTTACAGGTCCTTAGCATACAAGGGAACTGTCCAAGATGTCACAATGCTCCATTTCCCTGTGTACCTTGCCCCAACGTTTCACTTGTAATTGATGCGgatgcatttaaaaatttaacacAACTTGAGCAACTGAACCTGGGAGGAAACTCACTGCAGTACCTGAATCCCTCTTGGTTTGAGAAGCTAAACAAGCTTAAAAGACTATCAGTGTCATTTAACTTCTTACTAAAAGCAATTACTGAGGAGGCCACGTTTCTAACACACCTTCCCAGTCTAGAAGTAATTAATTTGTCTTTCAACTATGCTTTAAGTCTTTACCCTACAACAGTCAATCTTTCTAAAGAGTTTTCAACTCTTACATCGTTAAGAACTTTGCATATGGAGGGTTTGGTCTTCCAAAAATTAGGACTAGACACACTAAGACCTCTGTATGAGCTTAAACATCTGTCTACATTAAACTTGGGGACAAATTTTATTATTCAGTCAGATTCCAACATATTTagacattttcatcatttgaaAACAATATATCTTGCAGAAAACAGGCTGTATCCCACTCCAGGGACAAACACCCAAAGTCCAAATGGTGGATACCAGCAGAGGTCGGACATTTCCATTTCACCAATCGCAAAACACCATCCAAAAGATTTTACTTATGACATAACACACGGATTAATAAAGCAGGAGTGCTTTGACTCTGGACGAGTTCTTATCCTCAGCGCAAATAACTTGTTCTTCATTTCTCCACAGCAGTTTGAGGGCTATGGAGATATTGCCTGTCTCAACCTTTCAGGGAATGGATTTTCAGCAGCACTTAATGGCACAGAGTTTTCCTTGCTGCCTAATCTAACTTACTTGGACTTGTCATTTAATAAGATCGATCTAGCATATGACAACGCCTTCAAAGAACTGCAGAAACTACAAGTGCTAGATCTCAGTCACAATGAGCACTACTTTAAAGCATTTGGGATAACACACAATTTGAATTTCATGGAAAACCTGCCTGTTCTGAGAGTGCTGAATATGAGTTATAACTCCATTTCTAagttaacaacaaaacaaatgaaaagcaaatCACTAGCAGAACTTAAGTTTAGGCACAACTTTCTTGGAACTCTTTGGAAAGAAAGAGATGGCTCATATGAGAAACTTTTCTATGGCCTCACTAATTTGACTAATTTAGATATATCTCAAAACAAAATTGGGAAGATTCCACTGAGTGTTTATGAAAATTTGCCTCGTAACCTCATCAAACTTTGTATCAGTCATAACTTTCTGACCGACTTTTCATGGACGTCACTTAAGTTTTTCCACCAACTTCAAATTTTAGACCTGAGCTTTAACTCTTTGTCTCACGTGGCAGGCATTAACTCAAACATCACCCAGACTTTGATTTTCCTTGATCTAAGTCATAACCATATTTTTCACTTGGAAACTGGATTTTTTACTGGGCCAAAAAGCCTCAAGACTCTTAGCCTGAGCTACAACAAACTGACTACCATTAATCAATCTACCTTTCAGCCAGGGCCTGAGAACCAACTGAAGACTTTGCTTTTGCAGAAGAACCCATTCCAATGTACTTGTGATTCATTAGACTTCATTTTATGGATTGAAAGTAGTAATGTAAAGATTCCCAGGTTAACAACTGCAGTTAAATGTGACACACCAGTAAACCAAAGAGATAAAGCACTGATATACTTTGATATTATGGAGTGTGTAAATGACAGTCAAGCATTCCTGATGTACATTATAACAACTTCTTTCattattatgtttatgtttgtggcAACAGCTTCTCAGTTATTCTATTGGGATGCGTCCTATATGCTGCACTATGTGAAAGCTAAGCTGAAGGGATACAGATCCTTGCACTCAACACATAATGTTTATGATGTCTTTGTGGCATATGACACCAAAGATCCACATGTCTCTGAGTGGGTGATGAAGAACCTTCGGGTGAAACTGGAAGAAGAAGGAGAGAAGCATCTTCCTTTGTGTCTGGAGGAGAGGGATTGGCCCCCAGGGGTTCCGCTGGTGGACAATCTCACACAAAGCATCCAATACAGTCGCAAGACTATGTTTGTCTTGACAGAGGGCTATGTTAAGACTGGTACATTCAAGCTGGCAATGTATCTGGCCCATCAAAGACTGctggatgaaaatgtggatGTGATTGTGCTGCTGATGCTGGAGCCTGTCCTGCAGCATTCTCACTTCCTGCGACTGAGGAGGCGGCTGTGTGGGAAAAGTGTTATGGAGTGGCCAAGAACAGCAGCCGCAGAGCCCTGGTTTTGGCAAAACCTGAGAAATGTCATGAGAGTGGATAATCAATTGATGTACAACAAGACCTATTCAAATTATTTCACCAGCAAGTAG
- the tlr7 gene encoding toll-like receptor 7: MPLYLMCVAFLGLWCHFIISTTGISYPKTLPCDVSGANNGSEVKVDCTERSLKEIPPGIPRDTTNLTLTINHIPNLNSTSFHGLENLTEIDMRCNCVPIKIGPKDRICTKSVTIEKNTFSTLSNLRALYLDGNQLYSIPKDLPSNLILLSLEVNHIYYLSKANLSEIRNIQVLYLGQNCYYRNPCNVSYDIEDAAFLQLNNLTLLSLKSNNLSFIPHQLPKSLKELYLYNNNIQEVTDEDFKNLTNLEILDISGNCPRCYNAPFPCSPCPNNAPLKISKDAFKNLTKLKTLRMHSNSLTCVLSEWFLSTKELRVLDLSSNFLARDIVSTHFPQFLNKLEELDLSFNYELQRYPQTLSLSSNFSALASLKILRLKGYVFQQLKPESIAPLKHLEKLEVVDLGTNFIKMANLSMLMELKSFKIISLSDNKISSPSDGQDTVGFSGEQPLLWSPMSAANQYQNKEVREIHYFRYDEYARSCKYKDKELGIITSFVNNNCSKFGKTLDVSRNNIFFLHSRFLNLNELRCLNLSGNAMSQSLNGSEFSNLTNLQYLDFSWNRLDLLYATAFQELKKLVILDISNNNHYFESEGLTHMLNFTKNLKNLKVLLMNHNKISTSTNTELESESLERLEFRDNRLDMLWRDGDTRYVNYFKNLINLTVLDISHNNLNVILPDVFHGLPDKLSELYIRNNKLKSFDWGKLHLLHVLQVLDLSGNFLTTVPRMLSNCTTSLKKLILHKNKIFKLTPDFLKDAFSLKYLDLSSNIIHYIEKSSFPDEVVKQMDMLLLHQNRFLCTCNATWFVKWLNNTTVNIPRLGTEVTCAAPGAQKGHPVVSVDLLACQHSFLSIILYTTMTCLILSFLTLSISSHLFLWDVWYIYHFCRAKLKGYGRLYSQGALYDAFVIYDKEDPAVSEWVMKEMCTHLEDRGDRRMTLCLEERDWVPGCPLIDNLSQSIHRSKRTIFILTKKYIKEGNFRTAFYMANQRLMDDKKDVIVLIFLEKVPCNSKYLKLRKRLCKRSVLEWPTNPQAQPYFWFSLRSVLATESQKQYNNLFKETL, from the exons ATGCCACTCTATCTG ATGTGTGTGGCATTTCTGGGGCTGTGGTGTCATTTCATTATATCGACAACTGGCATCTCTTACCCGAAAACCCTGCCATGTGATGTTAGTGGGGCCAACAACGGGAGTGAGGTGAAGGTGGACTGCACTGAGAGAAGCCTCAAGGAAATCCCCCCAGGCATCCCAAGAGACACTACCAATCTGACTCTCACCATCAACCACATTCCAAATTTAAACTCAACCTCCTTCCACGGTCTGGAGAATTTAACAGAGATTGACATGAGGTGCAACTGCGTGCCCATCAAAATAGGCCCCAAGGACCGCATTTGCACAAAGAGTGTTACAATTGAGAAAAACACCTTCAGTACACTGAGTAATCTGCGGGCCCTGTATCTAGATGGAAATCAGCTCTACAGTATACCCAAAGACTTGCCTTCAAATCTGATCCTGTTAAGTTTGGAAGTGAATCACATTTATTATCTTTCTAAAGCAAACCTCTCTGAGATCAGAAATATTCAGGTGCTTTACCTCGGTCAAAACTGCTACTATCGTAACCCCTGTAACGTCTCCTATGACATAGAAGATGCAGCATTTTTACAGTTGAACAACTTAACATTGCTATCTCTTAAGTCAAACAACTTGTCCTTCATTCCACATCAACTACCCAAAAGTTTAAAAGAGCTGTATCTCTACAACAACAACATTCAAGAAGTCACAGATGAGGATTTCAAAAACTTAACAAACCTTGAGATTCTTGACATTAGCGGAAACTGTCCTCGATGTTACAATGCCCCTTTCCCATGCAGCCCATGCCCCAATAATGCACCACTTAAAATCAGCAAGGATGCttttaaaaatctaacaaaactaaaaacattacGAATGCACAGTAACTCCCTGACATGTGTACTATCTGAGTGGTTTCTCAGCACAAAAGAGCTCAGAGTGCTTGATCTCTCATCAAACTTTTTAGCAAGAGATATAGTATCCACTCACTTTCCTCAATTCCTCAACAAACTGGAAGAATTGGACTTATCATTTAACTATGAGCTTCAGCGCTATCCTCAAACACTGAGTCTGAGCAGCAATTTTTCTGCACTCGCATCTCTTAAAATTCTCCGACTGAAGGGCTATGTGTTTCAGCAGCTAAAGCCAGAGAGCATTGCTCCTTTAAAACATCTAGAAAAACTAGAAGTTGTAGATCTTGgtacaaattttattaaaatggcaAACCTTAGCATGTTGATGGaattaaaaagctttaaaataattagTCTGTCTGACAACAAAATATCCTCTCCCTCTGATGGCCAAGACACTGTGGGTTTCAGCGGAGAACAGCCCTTGCTGTGGTCTCCCATGTCAGCTGCTAATCAGTATCAAAATAAAGAAGTGAGAGAGATCCATTACTTTAGATATGATGAATATGCGCGCAGCTGCAAATACAAAGATAAGGAACTTGGAATAATTACATCCTTTGTCAACAATAACTGCAGTAAGTTTGGTAAAACACTGGATGTCAGCAGAAACAATATATTCTTCTTGCATTCGAGATTTTTAAATCTGAACGAGCTGAGGTGCCTTAATCTGTCTGGAAACGCTATGAGCCAAAGCCTGAATGGTTCTGAATTTAGTAATTTGACAAATTTACAGTATCTGGACTTCTCATGGAATCGCCTGGACCTGCTCTATGCCACTGCATTTCAAGAGCTGAAAAAGTTGGTTATCTTGGATATAAGTAATAACAACCATTATTTTGAGTCAGAAGGCTTGACTCACATGCTTAATTTTactaagaatttaaaaaatctcAAGGTACTCCTGATGAACCACAACAAAATCTCTACTTCCACTAACACAGAGCTAGAGAGTGAATCCCTTGAAAGGTTAGAGTTCAGAGATAACCGTTTAGATATGTTGTGGAGAGATGGGGACACTAGATATGTCAACTATttcaaaaatttaattaatttgactGTCCTTGACATCTCTCACAACAACCTCAATGTTATTCTACCAGATGTCTTCCATGGTCTGCCAGACAAGCTGTCTGAGCTCTACATCAGAAATAACAAACTAAAATCCTTTGATTGGGGCAAACTGCACCTTCTCCATGTTTTACAAGTCCTCGATCTCAGCGGGAACTTTCTAACTACGGTTCCACGCATGCTGTCAAACTGTACAACATCGCTTAAGAAGCTCattttgcataaaaacaaaatctttaaacTCACACCAGATTTCCTAAAGGATGCTTTTAGCTTAAAGTATTTGGATCTTAGCTCAAATATAATTCACTACATTGAAAAATCCAGCTTTCCAGACGAGGTTGTTAAGCAGATGGATATGTTGCTCCTCCaccaaaacagatttctgtgtACCTGTAATGCCACATGGTTTGTTAAATGGCTCAACAACACCACAGTGAACATTCCTCGACTGGGCACGGAAGTTACCTGTGCTGCTCCAGGTGCACAAAAAGGTCATCCTGTGGTTTCAGTGGACTTGCTGGCTTGCCAACACTCCTTCCTGTCAATCATCCTCTACACCACCATGACTTGCTTAATCCTCAGCTTCCTCACCCTGTCCATTTCCAGCCATCTCTTCCTATGGGACGTCTGGTACATCTACCACTTCTGCAGGGCTAAACTCAAAGGCTATGGCCGTCTGTATTCCCAGGGTGCCCTCTATGATGCCTTTGTGATTTATGACAAAGAGGATCCTGCAGTGTCAGAGTGGGTGATGAAGGAGATGTGCACTCATCTGGAGGACCGCGGAGACCGCCGCATGACACTGTGTCTAGAGGAACGAGACTGGGTTCCTGGATGCCCCCTGATTGACAACCTTTCCCAGAGCATCCACAGGAGCAAGAGGACCATATTCATTCTCACcaaaaaatatatcaaagaGGGAAATTTCAGGACAGCTTTCTACATGGCCAACCAAAGACTGATGGATGATAAAAAAGATGTAATAGTACTGATTTTCCTGGAAAAAGTGCCTTGCAATTCAAAGTATCTAAAATTAAGGAAGCGGTTGTGTAAGAGGTCAGTGCTTGAGTGGCCAACAAATCCTCAGGCACAGCCCTACTTCTGGTTCAGCCTGAGGAGTGTGTTAGCTACTGAAAGTCAGAAACAATACAACAATCTCTTTAAAGAAACATTGTAA